From Woronichinia naegeliana WA131, the proteins below share one genomic window:
- a CDS encoding site-2 protease family protein — protein MGLVSLANATEINQQILGNNQVWLGGVLGLLLALLLFASVLLHELGHSLAARTQGITVNSITLFLFGGVAAIERESKTPLGAFWVAIAGPLVSFALFIIFWTMGNLGQQWLIVRYFGQNLGQINLFLGLFNLIPGLPLDGGQILKALVWKLSGDRLVGVRWAARSGQGIGLIGVALGLISLFVIGDAGGAWLALVGWFVWRNANAYERTSNLQSGLKMIRATEVMTREFRVVNANLTLREFAETYLLQGNQNPIPYYAASDGRYRGLVRVNLLQDIERSEWDWLTLQDIAIPLTESPHVGENSNLVEIINQLERSGDRSLTVLSPASAVAGVIDRGDVVKAIVTQQGLPIPEAEIKRIKQEAVYPSYLPLVNLAKSLEN, from the coding sequence GTGGGCTTGGTCTCGTTAGCAAATGCCACTGAAATTAATCAACAGATTCTAGGGAATAATCAGGTCTGGTTAGGTGGGGTTTTGGGGTTACTACTAGCCCTATTGCTCTTTGCCTCTGTCCTATTACATGAGTTAGGTCATAGTCTGGCCGCCCGTACCCAGGGCATCACGGTGAATTCCATTACGCTTTTCTTGTTTGGGGGGGTTGCTGCCATTGAACGGGAATCTAAGACCCCTTTAGGTGCGTTTTGGGTGGCGATCGCGGGCCCACTGGTTAGTTTTGCCCTTTTTATCATTTTTTGGACGATGGGCAATCTGGGTCAACAGTGGCTAATTGTTCGCTATTTCGGTCAAAATTTAGGACAAATTAATCTCTTTTTAGGGCTGTTTAATTTAATTCCAGGACTACCCCTGGATGGTGGTCAGATTCTCAAAGCCTTGGTCTGGAAATTGAGTGGCGATCGCCTGGTGGGGGTTAGGTGGGCGGCCCGCAGTGGTCAAGGAATTGGATTAATTGGGGTGGCACTAGGATTAATCTCTTTGTTCGTGATCGGCGATGCGGGGGGAGCCTGGTTGGCCCTAGTGGGTTGGTTTGTCTGGCGCAATGCCAATGCCTACGAACGCACCAGCAATTTACAGAGCGGCTTGAAAATGATTCGAGCTACGGAGGTCATGACCAGAGAGTTTCGGGTCGTCAATGCGAATCTAACCCTCAGAGAGTTTGCTGAAACTTATCTTCTGCAAGGGAATCAAAATCCAATACCCTATTATGCTGCCTCTGACGGACGTTACCGAGGACTGGTGCGGGTCAATTTATTACAGGACATTGAACGGAGCGAATGGGATTGGTTAACCCTTCAAGATATTGCCATTCCCTTAACTGAATCTCCCCATGTCGGTGAAAATAGCAATCTAGTCGAAATTATTAATCAATTGGAAAGGAGTGGCGATCGCTCCCTTACCGTTTTGTCGCCAGCATCAGCAGTGGCCGGTGTTATTGATCGAGGGGATGTGGTCAAAGCGATCGTGACTCAACAGGGTTTACCGATCCCAGAAGCAGAAATTAAACGCATCAAACAAGAAGCCGTTTATCCCTCCTATCTTCCCCTCGTCAATTTAGCCAAATCCCTAGAAAATTGA
- the infC gene encoding translation initiation factor IF-3, whose amino-acid sequence MIDKKRPQRDLPKINERIRFPEIRVIDSDGSQLGILTPDAALKVAEERELDLVLVSETAVPPVCRIMDYGKYKFEQEKKAREAKKKQHTADVKEVKMRYKIDEHDYQVRINQAQRFLKAGDKVKATITFRGREIQHSHLAEDLLKRMAIDLQEVAELQQAPKKEGRNMMMLLSPKKQP is encoded by the coding sequence GTGATCGATAAAAAACGACCTCAACGCGATTTACCCAAAATTAACGAAAGAATTCGCTTCCCTGAAATTCGTGTCATCGATAGCGATGGCTCCCAACTAGGGATTCTCACCCCAGATGCCGCCTTAAAAGTTGCCGAAGAAAGAGAACTCGATCTGGTTCTGGTTAGTGAGACTGCTGTACCTCCCGTCTGTCGGATTATGGATTACGGCAAATACAAATTTGAGCAAGAAAAAAAGGCCAGAGAGGCCAAGAAGAAACAGCATACTGCCGATGTTAAAGAGGTGAAGATGCGCTATAAGATTGATGAACATGATTACCAGGTGCGGATCAATCAAGCTCAACGTTTCCTCAAGGCAGGCGATAAGGTAAAAGCAACTATTACTTTTCGTGGTCGGGAAATTCAACATTCCCATCTGGCCGAGGATCTGCTAAAACGGATGGCGATCGACTTACAAGAAGTTGCCGAACTTCAGCAGGCTCCTAAAAAAGAAGGACGTAATATGATGATGTTGCTTTCTCCTAAAAAACAGCCCTAA
- a CDS encoding alpha/beta fold hydrolase: MARVIESPTWQERIGHQREWSWRGWQLRYSFQFPSEAISPDRPPLILLHGFGAAIEHWRQNIPVLSHDFPVYALDLLGFGGSRKADTDYSVYLWANQVYDFWRTFINRPTVLVGNSIGSLVCLTAAQAYPEMVAGIVMLSLPDVSLRQDAIPPRLQPWLTKIENLFAAPWLLKGLFNILRRPGVIQRWAGVAYSQPGFVQEELVQIICRPPQDSGAAQAFCCLSAAVRQPHFAPAAKQVLPLLDMPILLIWGLDDRMVPPILAKVFAPLNPRLQLLEWEGVGHCPQDECPDRFNQALTDWLQTQFG; this comes from the coding sequence ATGGCAAGGGTTATCGAATCTCCCACCTGGCAAGAGCGCATTGGTCATCAACGGGAATGGAGTTGGCGTGGTTGGCAATTACGCTACAGTTTCCAGTTTCCCTCAGAGGCCATTAGCCCAGACCGTCCACCCTTGATCCTGCTACATGGTTTTGGCGCGGCGATCGAACATTGGCGACAGAATATTCCCGTTTTAAGTCACGATTTTCCCGTCTATGCCCTAGATCTACTGGGTTTTGGTGGCTCCAGAAAAGCCGATACTGACTATAGCGTTTACCTTTGGGCCAATCAGGTCTATGATTTCTGGCGAACCTTTATTAATCGTCCAACTGTCCTGGTGGGCAACTCCATTGGCTCCTTGGTTTGTCTAACGGCTGCCCAAGCCTATCCTGAGATGGTCGCAGGAATCGTGATGCTGAGTTTACCAGATGTATCCCTTCGCCAAGACGCTATCCCTCCCAGATTGCAACCCTGGCTCACCAAAATAGAAAATTTGTTTGCGGCTCCCTGGTTACTGAAGGGTTTATTTAACATTCTGCGTCGTCCAGGAGTCATTCAGCGTTGGGCCGGTGTGGCCTACAGTCAACCAGGCTTCGTGCAGGAAGAATTGGTACAAATTATTTGCCGTCCCCCCCAGGATTCAGGAGCGGCTCAAGCTTTTTGTTGTTTATCGGCGGCGGTTCGTCAACCCCATTTTGCTCCTGCGGCTAAACAAGTCTTGCCTTTACTGGATATGCCCATTCTATTGATTTGGGGTTTAGATGATCGCATGGTTCCACCAATTTTAGCCAAGGTGTTTGCTCCCTTAAATCCCCGTCTGCAATTGCTGGAGTGGGAAGGTGTGGGTCACTGTCCCCAGGATGAATGTCCCGATCGCTTTAATCAGGCTTTGACTGACTGGCTACAGACTCAGTTTGGGTAG
- the radA gene encoding DNA repair protein RadA — translation MAKPKTSYVCHACGADSLQWLGKCPGCGTYGTLQEQILEAPAATSNSRQAVQASLRTAKKPTKEPTPHTALRFSQITEEDQGRFPSGYGELDRVLGGGIVPGALILIGGDPGIGKSTLLLQVAFQLAQRLPRILYVSAEESAQQIKLRATRLGITQPTQISGQPSILSPKIDTDSQLYVLPETNLEEILRELDSLRPQVAVIDSIQNLYFPILNSAPGSVAQVRECTGTLMQVAKRDNISLFIVGHVTKEGAIAGPKVLEHLVDTVLYFQGDRYASHRLLRSVKNRFGATQEIGIFEMVESGLQEVANPSQLFLGNREDASPGTATVVACEGTRPLVVELQALVSPTSYPSPRRSTTGVDYNRLQQILAVLEKRVGIPLSKLDAYVAAAGGIEVEEPAADLGIAVALVASFRDRIVDPRTVLIGEVGLGGQVRSVSQMDLRLKEAAKLGFQRAIIPKGASTSETFGLEIIAVGKVIEAIVAALPSQAKAEPETSPTQTESVASQSKPD, via the coding sequence ATGGCCAAACCTAAGACCAGCTATGTTTGTCATGCTTGCGGGGCTGATTCTCTTCAGTGGCTCGGTAAATGTCCAGGCTGTGGAACCTATGGAACCCTACAGGAACAAATTCTAGAGGCTCCAGCCGCTACCAGTAATAGTCGGCAAGCTGTGCAAGCCAGTCTGCGAACTGCCAAAAAACCCACCAAGGAACCCACACCCCATACTGCGCTGAGATTTTCTCAGATCACCGAGGAAGATCAGGGCCGCTTTCCCTCTGGCTATGGTGAGTTAGATCGGGTGCTAGGGGGGGGGATTGTCCCAGGAGCTCTAATTTTAATTGGTGGCGATCCGGGGATTGGTAAATCGACACTGTTGCTCCAGGTGGCCTTTCAGTTGGCCCAACGTTTACCCCGTATTCTTTACGTTTCAGCCGAAGAGTCGGCCCAACAAATTAAATTACGCGCCACTCGTCTAGGCATTACCCAACCGACCCAAATTTCAGGCCAGCCCTCTATACTTTCCCCTAAAATCGATACGGATTCCCAGCTTTATGTGTTGCCGGAAACTAATCTAGAGGAAATTTTGCGGGAATTGGATTCCTTGCGGCCCCAGGTGGCTGTGATTGATAGTATTCAAAATCTCTATTTTCCCATTCTTAATTCGGCTCCAGGGTCAGTGGCCCAGGTGCGTGAATGTACGGGAACCCTAATGCAAGTCGCAAAACGGGACAATATTAGTTTGTTTATTGTGGGTCATGTCACCAAAGAAGGGGCGATCGCCGGGCCAAAGGTTTTAGAACATTTAGTGGATACGGTGCTCTATTTTCAGGGCGATCGCTATGCCTCCCATCGATTACTGCGATCAGTGAAAAATCGCTTTGGAGCCACTCAAGAAATTGGCATTTTTGAAATGGTGGAGTCCGGTTTGCAGGAAGTGGCCAATCCTTCCCAGTTATTTTTGGGTAATCGAGAAGATGCCAGTCCAGGTACGGCGACCGTAGTGGCTTGTGAAGGAACCCGTCCCCTGGTGGTTGAATTACAGGCTCTAGTCAGTCCCACCAGTTATCCTTCGCCGCGTCGCTCAACCACAGGAGTGGATTACAATCGTTTGCAACAAATTTTAGCCGTTCTCGAAAAACGGGTTGGCATTCCCCTATCTAAACTGGATGCCTATGTGGCGGCAGCCGGCGGAATTGAAGTGGAAGAACCCGCCGCCGATTTAGGAATTGCTGTAGCTCTAGTGGCTAGTTTCCGCGATCGCATTGTCGATCCCCGCACCGTCTTAATTGGGGAAGTAGGTTTAGGCGGTCAGGTGCGATCGGTTTCGCAGATGGATTTACGTTTGAAAGAGGCGGCTAAATTGGGCTTCCAACGGGCCATTATTCCCAAGGGAGCCAGTACATCCGAAACCTTTGGACTGGAGATTATTGCCGTTGGTAAGGTCATTGAGGCGATCGTTGCAGCCTTACCCAGTCAAGCTAAAGCCGAACCAGAAACGAGTCCTACCCAAACTGAGTCTGTAGCCAGTCAGTCAAAGCCTGATTAA
- a CDS encoding response regulator transcription factor — METHKERILVVDDEASIRRILETRLSMIGYEVVTAADGEEAIEIFHQTDPDLVVLDVMMPKLDGYGVCQELRKESDIPIIMLTALGDVADRITGLELGADDYVVKPFSPKELEARIRSVLRRVDKDGVPGIPSSGVIQITSIRIDTNKRQVYKGDERIRLTGMEFSLLELLVSRSGEPFSRSEILQEVWGYTPERHVDTRVVDVHISRLRAKLEDDPSNPELILTARGTGYLFQRIHEPGEES, encoded by the coding sequence TTGGAGACTCATAAAGAGAGAATTTTGGTTGTCGATGACGAAGCCAGTATCCGGCGTATTTTGGAAACTCGGCTATCGATGATTGGTTACGAGGTGGTCACGGCTGCGGATGGGGAGGAGGCGATCGAAATTTTTCATCAAACCGATCCCGATCTAGTAGTTTTGGATGTCATGATGCCGAAACTAGATGGTTACGGTGTTTGTCAGGAGCTACGCAAGGAATCTGATATTCCCATTATCATGCTAACGGCGTTAGGAGATGTGGCCGATCGCATTACCGGCTTAGAACTAGGAGCCGACGATTATGTCGTTAAACCCTTTTCTCCCAAGGAACTAGAGGCGAGAATTCGGTCGGTGCTACGTCGTGTCGATAAAGATGGGGTGCCAGGGATTCCCAGTTCTGGGGTTATTCAAATTACTTCGATTCGGATTGATACTAATAAACGTCAGGTTTATAAAGGCGATGAACGGATTCGACTCACAGGCATGGAATTTAGCTTGCTAGAACTATTGGTCAGTCGTTCCGGTGAACCCTTTTCCCGTTCCGAAATTCTGCAAGAGGTTTGGGGCTATACTCCCGAACGTCATGTGGATACTAGGGTGGTAGATGTGCATATCTCGCGGCTGCGGGCCAAACTGGAAGATGATCCCAGTAATCCTGAGTTAATTCTGACTGCCAGAGGAACGGGTTATCTTTTTCAACGCATCCATGAACCCGGCGAGGAATCGTAA
- a CDS encoding cofactor assembly of complex C subunit B, whose amino-acid sequence MNQDSNRVLRQLPLFAGAVGGILLLINRLSTIALTPSQSRSDVVGVILAGTLLLIWLIWQQIQPRSPEAVTLIGQEGLEFAPDLSDSIKTELAWASHLLLTNTVTKSLVALHRGKVLMRRGILGKTAEVKVGTILERVLKTQKPIYLVNLTLYPGRIEFDYLPENTQGLICQPMGKEGVLILGANIPRSYTKQDEIWIEGIADKLGYSLDQAFS is encoded by the coding sequence ATGAACCAAGACTCTAATCGTGTTTTAAGGCAGTTACCCCTGTTTGCTGGTGCAGTCGGGGGCATTTTACTGCTCATTAATCGACTAAGCACCATTGCTCTCACACCGTCCCAATCCCGTTCTGATGTGGTAGGGGTGATTCTGGCTGGTACGCTACTCCTGATTTGGCTGATTTGGCAACAGATCCAACCGCGATCGCCGGAAGCCGTCACTTTAATTGGACAAGAGGGGCTAGAATTCGCGCCGGATTTATCGGATTCGATTAAAACGGAATTGGCCTGGGCTTCCCATTTACTCTTAACCAATACGGTGACCAAATCCTTAGTGGCTTTGCATCGAGGGAAAGTATTAATGCGACGGGGTATTCTGGGCAAAACCGCCGAGGTTAAGGTGGGAACGATTTTAGAAAGGGTTCTCAAAACTCAAAAACCGATTTATCTCGTCAATTTAACGCTGTATCCTGGTCGAATTGAATTTGACTATTTACCGGAAAATACCCAGGGTTTAATCTGTCAACCAATGGGAAAAGAGGGGGTTTTGATTTTGGGAGCAAATATTCCCCGCAGTTATACCAAACAAGATGAGATTTGGATAGAAGGTATTGCTGATAAGTTAGGCTATAGTTTAGATCAAGCTTTCAGTTAA
- a CDS encoding site-specific DNA-methyltransferase: MSRKQRLELTWIGKDERPRLEPRILLEDTEKSFHAPYRVTDHDIFDNRLIFGDNLLALKALEQDFTGKVKCIFIDPPYNTGSAFEHYDDGVEHSIWLGLMRDRLEILRNLLAENGSIWITIDDHEAHYLKVMCDEIFGRSNYKSTITWQRKYSVSNNFQGIATICDFILVYAKNDKFKNNLLPRTEESSARYSNPDNDPRGPWKAVDYLNQATPEKRPNLCYKIINPNTGSMIKNTKKAWKYDLQTHQKHVSENRIWWGKDGNNTVPALKLFLAEVRDGMTPHNWWPYDEVGHTDEAKKEVIRLYGNENVFDTPKPERLIKRILEIATNPGDLVLDSFAGSGTTGAVAQKMGRRWIMIEF, encoded by the coding sequence ATGAGTCGCAAGCAACGCTTAGAGTTAACTTGGATTGGCAAGGATGAACGGCCAAGGTTAGAGCCGCGTATTTTATTGGAAGATACGGAAAAGTCTTTTCATGCACCCTATCGAGTTACGGATCACGATATTTTTGATAATCGTTTAATTTTTGGGGATAATTTGTTGGCATTGAAGGCGTTGGAGCAGGATTTTACGGGAAAAGTTAAATGTATTTTTATTGATCCGCCTTACAATACGGGATCAGCTTTTGAACATTATGACGATGGGGTTGAGCATTCGATTTGGTTAGGTTTGATGAGGGATCGCCTAGAGATTTTACGGAATTTATTAGCAGAAAATGGTTCAATTTGGATCACGATTGATGATCATGAGGCGCATTATTTAAAGGTGATGTGTGATGAGATTTTTGGGAGAAGTAACTACAAATCAACAATAACTTGGCAGCGAAAGTATAGTGTTAGTAATAACTTTCAAGGAATTGCAACTATTTGTGATTTTATTTTAGTCTATGCCAAAAATGATAAGTTTAAAAATAACTTATTGCCTAGAACAGAGGAGTCAAGTGCAAGATATTCAAACCCTGATAATGATCCGCGAGGGCCTTGGAAGGCAGTTGACTATCTTAATCAGGCAACACCAGAAAAGCGACCAAATTTATGTTATAAAATTATTAATCCAAATACTGGAAGCATGATTAAAAACACCAAAAAAGCGTGGAAATATGATCTACAGACACATCAAAAACACGTTAGTGAAAATAGAATTTGGTGGGGAAAAGATGGAAATAATACAGTTCCAGCATTAAAACTTTTTCTTGCGGAAGTGCGTGATGGTATGACTCCTCATAATTGGTGGCCCTATGATGAAGTTGGTCACACAGATGAAGCCAAAAAAGAGGTTATCCGTTTATATGGAAATGAAAATGTATTTGATACTCCTAAACCTGAAAGATTGATTAAAAGAATTTTAGAAATTGCCACCAATCCAGGTGATTTAGTCTTAGACTCCTTTGCAGGTTCAGGAACCACTGGAGCCGTAGCCCAGAAAATGGGTCGCCGTTGGATCATGATTGAATTCTAA
- a CDS encoding DEAD/DEAH box helicase family protein, with amino-acid sequence MNREINLITNRLSLRKPQRESLEILADILDQIILGENNDLLQSLEIIKNLYPTIQEFERNFPSLCFALATGVGKTRLMGAFITYLYLIGKSRHFFVLAPNLTIYNKLIQDFTANTPKYVFKGIPEFNLNSPIVITGENYEDGRGVRVEVLGQGRLFENEKTVHINIFNISKINSEVRGGKEPKIKRLQEYIGQSYFEYLSELKDLVLLMDEAHRYRASAGIKAIEELKPILGLELTATPKTVGSKSVEFKNIIYSYSLAYALQDGFVKEPAVATRKNFRPENYSSEQIQTIKLEDGITNHEYVKKTLEEYAETNNVAKVKPFILVVAQDTNHAKEIRTIIESTDFFAGAYIGKVIEIYTNQSGTESEEATQKLLEVETSEEIEIVIHVNKLKEGWDVTNLYTIIPLRASASEILTEQTIGRGLRLPYGKRTGNETCDRLTIIAHDKFQEIVDQANNPNSIIRKQITIGIDGDISPEKTQSLTVPSVVESLLTGNFSTFQQSPDQPLKPVNANIPQPEPLFKTPQAQNIALAVMEVTKKYEYLANSE; translated from the coding sequence ATGAACAGAGAAATAAATCTTATTACCAATCGCCTTAGCCTCAGAAAACCTCAACGAGAATCCTTAGAAATTCTGGCTGATATTCTTGATCAAATTATCCTAGGAGAAAACAACGATCTGCTACAATCCCTAGAAATCATTAAAAATCTTTATCCCACCATCCAAGAATTTGAAAGAAACTTTCCTTCCCTTTGCTTTGCCCTGGCCACTGGAGTCGGTAAAACCCGCTTAATGGGAGCCTTTATCACCTATCTTTATCTGATAGGTAAAAGCCGCCATTTCTTCGTTTTAGCCCCCAACCTAACCATTTATAACAAACTCATTCAAGACTTTACTGCTAATACTCCAAAATACGTTTTTAAAGGTATTCCCGAATTTAACCTAAACTCTCCCATTGTTATTACAGGAGAAAATTATGAAGATGGTCGCGGCGTTCGTGTAGAAGTTTTAGGTCAAGGTCGCCTTTTTGAAAACGAAAAAACAGTCCATATTAATATCTTTAACATCTCTAAAATTAACTCAGAAGTTCGAGGTGGAAAAGAACCCAAAATTAAACGCCTACAGGAATATATTGGCCAAAGTTATTTTGAATATCTATCGGAACTAAAAGACCTCGTTTTATTAATGGATGAAGCCCATCGCTATCGAGCTAGTGCAGGTATTAAGGCTATTGAAGAACTTAAACCCATTTTAGGCTTAGAACTCACCGCTACCCCTAAAACCGTCGGCTCTAAATCCGTCGAATTTAAAAATATTATCTATAGCTATTCCCTCGCTTATGCCCTACAAGACGGCTTTGTTAAAGAACCTGCTGTTGCCACTCGTAAAAACTTTCGCCCCGAAAATTATAGCTCCGAACAAATTCAAACAATTAAACTGGAAGATGGCATCACGAACCATGAATACGTTAAAAAGACATTAGAAGAATATGCAGAAACTAATAATGTCGCTAAAGTTAAACCCTTTATTTTAGTCGTTGCTCAAGACACTAATCATGCCAAAGAAATTCGCACAATCATTGAATCTACAGACTTTTTTGCAGGTGCTTATATCGGTAAAGTTATCGAAATTTATACCAATCAAAGTGGAACAGAATCCGAAGAAGCAACTCAAAAATTATTAGAAGTTGAAACCAGTGAAGAAATTGAAATTGTTATTCATGTTAACAAACTTAAAGAAGGCTGGGATGTTACCAATTTATACACGATTATTCCTCTGCGTGCCTCCGCTTCTGAAATTTTAACTGAGCAAACTATTGGCCGAGGTCTGCGCTTACCCTATGGCAAACGAACAGGCAATGAAACCTGCGATCGCCTAACTATTATTGCCCACGATAAATTTCAAGAAATTGTTGATCAAGCGAATAATCCTAATTCCATTATTCGCAAACAAATTACCATCGGTATTGACGGTGATATTTCCCCCGAAAAAACTCAATCCTTAACCGTTCCTTCCGTTGTAGAATCTCTTTTAACAGGTAATTTTTCCACCTTTCAACAATCTCCCGATCAGCCCTTAAAACCTGTTAATGCGAATATTCCTCAGCCCGAACCCTTATTTAAAACTCCTCAAGCCCAAAATATTGCTTTAGCAGTAATGGAAGTTACTAAAAAATATGAGTATTTAGCAAACTCAGAATAA
- a CDS encoding type II toxin-antitoxin system PemK/MazF family toxin produces the protein MNLMEYGRNALKVRQREIILINFPFSDLTGMKVRPALVVSSNRYNKNNLDAVVLAITSNLSPHAYKIPIEMHDLDNGSLPLKSAIRVDKPFSVLQSKVLKIQAKVTIAKLKEAKLLINELTDE, from the coding sequence ATGAACCTGATGGAGTATGGGAGAAATGCCTTGAAAGTTAGACAAAGAGAGATTATTCTGATTAATTTTCCTTTTTCCGATTTGACGGGAATGAAAGTTAGACCCGCATTGGTCGTTTCCAGTAACCGATACAACAAAAACAATCTAGATGCTGTTGTCTTGGCAATTACCTCAAATTTATCTCCTCATGCTTACAAAATCCCGATTGAGATGCACGATTTAGACAACGGTAGCTTGCCCCTAAAAAGTGCGATTAGAGTTGATAAACCCTTTTCAGTTCTTCAAAGTAAAGTATTAAAAATTCAGGCAAAAGTAACAATTGCAAAGTTGAAAGAAGCCAAATTACTCATTAATGAACTAACTGACGAATAA
- a CDS encoding ATP-binding protein yields MELKEVLRFADNVVLTKTGKHLNDLQRDILEETLQGSKYNVIADKHECTVNYVREVAATLWKILSEEVGEKITQSNIRTTLERASYSIISSNFYPNSQTHINICSSDLKSLKNSHTKSAEKPYLDLDDAPHRTLFHGRTKELDTLQNWILQQHYHLIMITGMAGIGKTALTLELIEQIKNHFDIIIWRDLHDFPDPENLEHELVEILADGPFTSASQNEKNINNPLRYLAKLLRKHRCLIVLDSLQSLLQDGQLAGNYQNPNYQTFFKFLSKIKQNSCFIVNSWETPQDIV; encoded by the coding sequence ATGGAACTTAAAGAAGTCTTAAGATTTGCCGATAATGTGGTCTTGACTAAGACGGGTAAGCATTTAAACGACCTACAAAGAGATATTTTGGAAGAGACTCTACAGGGTAGTAAATACAATGTGATTGCTGATAAACACGAATGCACAGTTAATTATGTCAGAGAAGTCGCTGCAACCCTTTGGAAAATTTTATCTGAGGAAGTAGGAGAAAAAATAACCCAGTCCAATATTCGTACTACCTTAGAAAGAGCAAGTTATTCAATCATTTCATCAAACTTTTATCCTAACTCCCAAACCCATATTAATATCTGTAGTAGTGACTTAAAATCTCTCAAAAATTCCCATACAAAATCAGCAGAAAAACCCTATCTTGACCTAGATGATGCTCCTCACCGTACCCTTTTTCATGGTCGTACTAAAGAATTAGATACTCTGCAAAATTGGATATTACAACAACACTATCATCTGATTATGATTACGGGTATGGCTGGTATTGGTAAAACGGCCTTAACCCTCGAATTAATTGAACAAATTAAAAATCATTTTGATATTATTATCTGGCGGGACTTACATGACTTTCCCGATCCCGAAAATTTAGAACATGAATTAGTTGAAATTCTCGCCGATGGGCCATTTACATCTGCGAGCCAAAATGAAAAAAATATAAATAATCCTCTTCGTTACCTGGCTAAACTACTCCGAAAACATCGCTGCTTAATTGTCTTAGATAGTCTGCAATCGCTTTTACAGGATGGACAACTAGCGGGTAATTATCAAAACCCTAACTATCAGACATTTTTCAAATTCCTCAGTAAAATAAAACAAAATAGTTGCTTTATTGTTAATAGTTGGGAAACACCTCAAGATATAGTTTAA
- a CDS encoding type II toxin-antitoxin system HicA family toxin gives MKRRDLLRHLSQNGCYLLREGSEHSVWENPINSRRTAISRHREIVDFTALRICRQLEIPAP, from the coding sequence ATGAAACGTCGAGATTTGTTACGTCACCTCAGTCAAAATGGTTGTTATTTATTAAGAGAAGGAAGCGAACATTCTGTTTGGGAAAACCCTATTAACAGTCGTCGTACAGCGATTTCTCGTCATAGAGAGATTGTTGACTTTACGGCTCTTAGAATTTGTCGTCAGTTGGAGATACCTGCACCTTAA
- a CDS encoding tetratricopeptide repeat protein, with translation MELQIEKKIEDYQGAITDYDQAIKLNPSDADAYISRRLAKKNLGDNQGAIT, from the coding sequence ATGGAATTACAGATAGAAAAGAAAATAGAAGATTATCAAGGGGCGATCACTGATTATGATCAGGCCATTAAACTCAATCCTAGCGATGCTGATGCCTACATAAGTCGCAGGCTTGCCAAGAAAAACTTAGGAGACAACCAAGGTGCGATCACCTAA